A part of Thermococcus sp. LS1 genomic DNA contains:
- a CDS encoding glycosyltransferase family 2 protein, with protein sequence MVIPVFPRVSIIILNWNGWRDTVECLESLYRITYPSYDVILVDNASKDDSIERIKEYVEGKIEVNSKFFNYSPYNKPIKVFEISEDEARQGKFNKPLYEKYDVNRRLILIRNKGNYGFAGGNNVGIKFALSVLNPEYVLLLNNDTIVDKRFLDELVKVAESDEKLGIVGPKIYYYDYYGRNDIIWSSGGSIHWWLVWVYSSNKTGVRDSEEDLLPEDVEWISGAALMMNTKYFRWLNPNYFFGNEDVELGINARQKGLRVVYVPKSKVWHKVGVSRKKAKVSVKVFEGYFKFIKANFPLLIYIYQILINTLLIPLRAMRNKDLAMFYYLLSKFRIN encoded by the coding sequence ATGGTGATCCCTGTGTTTCCTCGTGTTTCAATTATTATTTTGAATTGGAATGGGTGGCGAGACACTGTAGAGTGCTTGGAGTCGCTTTACAGGATTACTTATCCCAGCTATGACGTTATTTTGGTGGATAATGCTTCCAAGGATGATTCAATAGAGAGAATTAAGGAGTATGTGGAAGGTAAAATTGAGGTTAACTCAAAGTTCTTCAATTACAGCCCTTATAATAAACCGATTAAAGTTTTTGAAATAAGTGAGGACGAAGCAAGGCAAGGGAAATTCAACAAACCTCTCTATGAAAAATATGATGTCAACAGGAGATTAATTCTAATTAGGAACAAAGGCAATTATGGTTTTGCTGGTGGAAACAATGTGGGGATAAAATTTGCTTTGAGTGTGTTAAATCCAGAGTATGTTTTGCTTTTGAATAATGATACTATTGTGGATAAGAGATTTTTAGATGAATTAGTTAAAGTTGCCGAAAGTGATGAGAAACTTGGGATTGTCGGGCCAAAGATTTATTATTATGATTATTATGGGAGAAATGACATTATATGGTCCTCTGGCGGAAGTATACATTGGTGGTTGGTGTGGGTATATTCATCTAATAAAACAGGAGTTCGAGATTCTGAAGAAGATCTTCTACCAGAAGATGTTGAATGGATCTCAGGTGCAGCTTTGATGATGAATACAAAGTATTTTAGGTGGCTAAATCCCAATTACTTTTTTGGAAATGAGGATGTTGAACTTGGCATAAATGCTCGGCAAAAAGGACTAAGAGTTGTTTATGTTCCTAAATCTAAAGTCTGGCATAAAGTTGGTGTTTCACGAAAAAAAGCCAAAGTTAGTGTTAAAGTATTCGAAGGGTATTTTAAGTTTATTAAGGCAAACTTTCCTCTATTGATATATATTTACCAGATTTTAATTAATACTCTGCTTATACCTCTCCGGGCTATGAGGAACAAAGATTTAGCCATGTTTTATTATCTTCTCAGCAAATTTAGAATAAATTAA